The following coding sequences are from one Eucalyptus grandis isolate ANBG69807.140 chromosome 11, ASM1654582v1, whole genome shotgun sequence window:
- the LOC108956042 gene encoding protein SENESCENCE-ASSOCIATED GENE 21, mitochondrial-like codes for MTRSLSSAKLLSALAADAMSSAFARRGYSAATQGATAQMAKAGGATRSGAAAEEKTGEEEKMVSSDGQVSWAPDPRTGCYRPDNCIEEIDVAELRAKHLWQKE; via the exons ATGACTCGATCTCTCTCGAGCGCCAAGCTTCTCTCGGCTCTCGCCGCGGACGCAATGTCCAGCGCCTTTGCCAG GCGTGGGTATTCGGCAGCGACACAAGGCGCGACGGCCCAAATGGCAAAGGCCGGTGGCGCCACGAGAAGCGGCGCTGCGGCCGAGGAGAAAAcaggggaggaggagaagatggTGAGTTCAGATGGGCAGGTCTCCTGGGCACCCGACCCGAGGACCGGGTGTTACAGACCCGACAACTGCATCGAGGAGATCGACGTGGCTGAGCTGCGAGCAAAGCACTTATGGCAGAAGGAATGA
- the LOC104426776 gene encoding epoxide hydrolase A produces the protein METIEHATVPTNGINMHVASVGGDGGAGGDTVLFLHGFPDLWYTWRRQMLSLAALGYRAVAPDLRGYGDTDAPPSAASYTAFHIVGDLVGLLDALGVERVFLVGHDWGAVMAWYFCLLRPDRVKALVNTSVAFLPGSRKRKPVDSLRALFGDDYYICRFQEPGEAEEDFARADITKLMKLFLTCRSPKPPCIPKEIGCSGLASSRDKLPPWLSEEDINFYASKFSQKGFTGGLNYYRAMNLTWELAAPWTGVQIKVPVKFIVGDLDITYHVPGAKQHIHNGGLKKLVPFLQEVVVMEGVAHFLQQEKPEEVTNHIYDFIKKF, from the exons ATGGAGACGATAGAGCACGCGACGGTCCCCACCAACGGCATCAACATGCACGTCGCGTCggtcggcggcgacggcggcgccgGCGGCGACACGGTCCTCTTCCTCCACGGCTTCCCCGACCTCTGGTACACCTGGCGCCGCCAGATGCTGTCCCTCGCCGCCCTCGGGTACCGGGCCGTCGCCCCCGACCTTCGCGGCTACGGCGACACCGACGCGCCACCCTCCGCGGCGTCGTACACGGCGTTCCACATCGTGGGCGACCTGGTCGGGCTCCTCGACGCGCTCGGCGTCGAGCGCGTGTTCCTGGTGGGGCACGATTGGGGAGCGGTCATGGCGTGGTACTTTTGCCTGCTGAGGCCCGATAGGGTTAAGGCGCTGGTGAACACGAGCGTCGCGTTTCTGCCGGGGAGTCGGAAGAGGAAGCCCGTCGATTCGCTGAGGGCGTTGTTTGGCGATGATTACTACATCTGTCGGTTTCAG GAACCtggagaagctgaagaagactTTGCACGAGCTGATATCACAAAACTTATGAAGCTATTTCTCACATGCCGGAGTCCAAAACCACCTTGTATTCCGAAAGAAATAGGATGTTCAGGTTTGGCCAGCTCTCGAGATAAATTGCCCCCTTGGCTGTCAGAGGAAGACATCAATTTTTATGCCAGCAAATTCAGTCAGAAAGGCTTCACCGGAGGATTGAATTATTATCGAGCGATGAACTT AACCTGGGAGCTGGCCGCACCATGGACTGGAGTACAAATTAAAGTGCCGGTTAAATTTATTGTTGGAGACCTCGACATTACCTATCATGTACCTGGTGCTAAGCAGCACATTCACAATGGTGGGCTCAAGAAACTTGTGCCATTCTTGCAAGAAGTAGTCGTGATGGAAGGAGTGGCTCATTTTCTCCAGCAAGAAAAGCCAGAGGAAGTTACTAATCACATATATGACttcatcaaaaaattttaa
- the LOC120289980 gene encoding uncharacterized protein LOC120289980 yields MRKIDRVLINNLWNHRFSFSQASFLNPGTSDQSPMIVRVLDPVSRRKLFKYFHFWSEHPDYSYCINQAWNSPVFGVPMFRLVSKLKLVKARLILLNKESFSDISMKTAEAREALCITQVGLHDDPSNSSLVDLEKNQRRAFVQLRILEESFYRQKSRVTWLKEGDRNTRFFHHSVKNRQARNHILSVIDSSGVLIDDPALVPQVFVSYFSKLLSPQVCLSKPSLHEMKELIHRHLSDIQCSSISCPVTDSEIKDTLFSLVRGKASGLDSFLVEFYKTNWDLVGPLVIEAV; encoded by the coding sequence ATGCGCAAGATTGATCGGGTCCTTATTAACAATCTGTGGAACCATCGATTCTCCTTCTCTCAAGCCTCCTTTCTCAATCCGGGTACATCTGATCAGTCTCCTATGATTGTTAGAGTGCTTGATCCGGTGTCGAGAAGGAAgctgtttaaatattttcatttttggtctGAACACCCGGATTACTCGTATTGCATCAATCAAGCTTGGAATTCGCCAGTCTTCGGAGTGCCGATGTTCCGCCTCGTGTCCAAGCTGAAATTGGTTAAAGCTCGCCTCATATTACTCAACAAAGAGTCTTTCTCCGACATTTCGATGAAGACGGCTGAAGCTAGAGAAGCCCTTTGCATCACTCAGGTTGGGCTTCATGATGATCCTTCTAATTCATCTCTTGTTGACCTGGAAAAAAACCAGCGACGTGCCTTTGTCCAATTGCGGATCCTTGAGGAGTCTTTTTACCGCCAAAAGTCTCGTGTGACTTGGTTGAAAGAGGGTGATCGGAACACTAGATTCTTCCACCATTCGGTTAAGAACAGACAGGCCAGAAACCACATCCTCTCGGTTATAGATTCATCCGGTGTCCTCATAGATGATCCAGCCCTTGTGCCTCAAGTGTTTGTGTCCTACTTCTCAAAGTTGCTCTCACCTCAGGTGTGCCTCTCAAAACCGTCTCTTCATGAGATGAAGGAGCTCATCCATCGGCATCTCTCGGATATTCAATGTAGCTCCATCTCTTGCCCGGTCACAGATTCGGAGATCAAGGATACTCTTTTCTCCCTAGTAAGAGGAAAAGCCTCGGGTCTTGATAgctttttggttgaattttacAAGACCAACTGGGATCTTGTCGGGCCATTGGTTATTGAAGCTGTTTAG